Proteins from a genomic interval of Gossypium hirsutum isolate 1008001.06 chromosome A09, Gossypium_hirsutum_v2.1, whole genome shotgun sequence:
- the LOC107889292 gene encoding protein SMG7, with translation MMIVQMDKMSTAPSSREGAQCLYKKNIELENNRRKSAQARVPSDPNTWQQMRENYEAIILEDHAFSEQNNIEYALWQLHYKRIEELRAHYSAALTSARSTTSQGVKVPPQSDRLTKIRLQFKTFLSEATGFYHELILKIRAKYGLPFGYFSDDSESLIVMDKDGKKSAEIKMGLVSCHRCLIYLGDLARYKGLYGDGDSKTREYAAASSYYLQAVSVWPLSGNPHHQLAILASYSGDEVVAVYRYFRSLALDNPFSTARDNLIVAFEKNRHSYSQLTGDAKTSLVKEPAVSLSGKGRRKAEAKPTSKESNMESRPPKEKESGAQDNLKSFCIRFVRLNGILFTHTSLETFADVLKLVSHDLCELLSSGPEEKLSFGTGATENALFLVRLVSVLIFTVHNLKRESEAQTYAEIVQRAALLQNALTAIFELMGYLVERCLQLKDVSSSYTLPAILVLVEWLACCPDVATADGDVDEKQSITRSLFWKHCISFLNKILTIGPMCIDDDEDETFFNMSRYEEGETENLLALWEDFELRGFLPLVTAHNILDFSRKRSFISDGDKEKKARVKRILAAGRALASVIRIDQKTVCFDSKAKKFLVGVEPCEGVTFGSSTLLAANGVEHETPSEKINIGNMLPIAPGIVAEDYDDEVIVFQPSVSEKRIEVINSNRPPPETLKLDLSSCGGDRNFYGSTVSASLDSLHQHNKSDASPPLPASVGSIHSQQLQPVQMHASRWSVKEATSLSNSLRALTMLENGHLRKHEMQDNLGLRHPAAYSFAIQQPINASAGGMYYSQTKVPETVIPSGIDTIVSSRVAADALASKTTSASQVGMHNNPVNGAVRHLGPPPGFGPVPPKPPSEETPVMDDYSWLDGYRLASSLKGSGLDSSLNYASHADSLYVNNSSSGLTGTISFPFPGKQVSPVQFQMEKQNSWQDYNTLDHKKFQHEQKLQQHQFMNGNQQQFTSLPEQFQGQSMWTGRYFV, from the exons ATGATGATAGTGCAGATGGATAAAATGTCGACAGCTCCTTCATCCAGGGAGGGTGCACAGTGTCTTTATAAGAAG AATATAGAGCTGGAAAATAATCGTAGGAAATCTGCTCAGGCACGAGTACCCTCAGATCCAAATACCTGGCAGCAGATGCGTGAGAACTATGAGGCAATAATTCTCGAGGACCATGCATTTTCTGAGCAGAACAATATTGAATATGCTTTGTGGCAATTACATTACAAACGGATTGAGGAACTAAGAGCACATTATAGTGCTGCCCTAACTTCTGCCAGGTCAACCACATCTCAGGGCGTGAAAGTTCCCCCACAGTCTGACAGGCTTACAAAAATAAGATTGCAGTTTAAGACTTTCCTTTCAGAGGCAACAGGATTTTATCATGAATTGATTTTGAAAATCAGAGCAAAGTATGGACTTCCATTTGGGTATTTCTCTGATGATTCAGAAAGCCTAATTGTTATGGACAAAGATGGGAAGAAATCTGCTGAGATAAAAATGGGTTTGGTGTCTTGTCACCGTTGTTTGATATACTTGGGAGACCTAGCACGGTACAAAGGATTATATGGAGATGGAGACTCTAAAACACGTGAGTATGCAGCTGCTTCAAGTTACTACTTGCAAGCTGTGTCAGTTTGGCCCTTAAGTGGGAATCCACATCATcag CTAGCCATATTGGCATCCTACTCGGGAGACGAGGTGGTGGCTGTTTATCGATATTTTCGGAGTCTGGCATTGGATAACCCCTTTTCAACTGCTAGGGATAACTTGATTGTGGCTTTTGAGAAG AACCGTCATAGTTACTCACAGCTTACTGGAGATGCTAAAACTTCCTTGGTCAAGGAGCCTGCAGTGTCGTTATCGGGAAAAGGTAGAAGGAAAGCGGAAGCAAAACCTACATCGAAAGAATCCAACATGGAATCAAGGCCTCCTAAGGAGAAAGAATCTGGTGCCCAGGATAATTTGAAGTCCTTCTGCATTCGATTTGTGCGTCTAAATGGTATTCTTTTTACACACACAAG TCTGGAGACTTTTGCAGATGTTCTTAAATTGGTTAGCCATGATTTATGCGAACTTCTGTCTTCGGGACCAGAAGAGAAATTGAGTTTTGGCACAGGTGCTACTGAGAATGCACTTTTCCTTGTTAGGTTGGTTTCAGTTCTCATATTTACTGTTCACAATCTGAAGAGGGAGAGTGAAGCTCAAACATATGCTGAAATTGTACAGCGTGCTGCGTTGCTTCAGAATGCATTGACAGCCATTTTTGAGTTGATGGGATATCTGGTAGAGAGATGTTTGCAGCTCAAGGATGTTTCTTCTAGCTACACCTTACCAGCTATTCTGGTTTTGGTAGAGTGGCTGGCTTGCTGCCCGGATGTTGCAACAGCTGACGGTGATGTTGATGAGAAACAGTCAATTACTAGATCACTCTTCTGGAAACATTGCATATCATTTCTAAATAAGATCCTGACAATTGGGCCAATGTGCATCGACGATGATGAAGATGAGACCTTTTTCAATATGAGCAGGTATGAAGAAGGAGAAACTGAAAACCTTCTTGCATTGTGGGAGGACTTTGAGTTGCGAGGGTTCTTGCCTCTTGTTACAGCACATAACATTTTGGACTTCTCAAGGAAACGTTCCTTTATAAGCGATGGTGATAAGGAAAAGAAAGCCCGTGTCAAGAGAATTTTAGCTGCTGGGAGGGCTCTTGCTAGTGTCATTAGGATTGATCAGAAAACTGTTTGTTTTGATTCAAAAGCCAAGAAATTTCTTGTTGGTGTTGAGCCTTGTGAAGGTGTCACATTTGGGTCTTCTACCCTGCTGGCAGCAAATGGCGTGGAACATGAAACCCCCTCTGAGAAGATTAATATTGGAAATATGCTGCCAATCGCACCTGGAATTGTTGCGGAAGATTATGATGATGAAGTGATTGTTTTCCAGCCTTCTGTGAGTGAAAAGAGAATTGAGGTGATCAATTCTAACAGGCCTCCTCCTGAGACTTTGAAGCTTGATCTAAGTAGTTGTGGAGGTGATCGCAATTTCTATGGCAGTACCGTGTCTGCTTCTCTTGATAGTCTTCACCAGCATAATAAATCTGATGCTAGTCCTCCACTGCCTGCATCTGTTGGTAGCATTCACTCTCAGCAGTTACAGCCTGTTCAGATGCATGCATCTAGGTGGTCAGTGAAGGAAGCTACTTCACTGTCTAATAGTTTGAGGGCTTTGACAATGTTGGAAAATGGGCATTTAAGAAAACATGAGATGCAAGATAATCTAGGCCTTCGTCATCCTGCTGCTTACTCTTTTGCTATCCAACAACCTATCAATGCTAGTGCTGGCGGTATGTACTACAGTCAGACAAAAGTGCCAGAAACTGTGATCCCATCTGGAATTGATACAATTGTGTCGTCTAGAGTTGCTGCTGATGCTTTGGCTTCTAAAACTACCTCAGCTTCACAAGTTGGGATGCATAATAATCCAGTTAATGGTGCTGTTAGGCATCTTGGCCCCCCACCAGGTTTTGGCCCTGTTCCTCCAAAGCCACCAAGTGAAGAAACCCCTGTGATGGATGATTATAGTTGGTTGGATGGATATCGGTTGGCATCATCATTGAAAGGCTCTGGGCTTGATAGTTCTCTCAATTATGCGTCTCATGCAGATTCCCTGTATGTCAATAATAGCAGCAGTGGCTTGACTGGAACAATAAGCTTTCCTTTCCCTGGAAAACAGGTCTCACCGGTGCAATTTCAAATGGAAAAGCAGAATAGCTGGCAGGATTACAATACCCTTGATCATAAAAAATTTCAACATGAACAGAAGCTGCAGCAACATCAATTCATGAATGGAAACCAGCAGCAGTTTACCTCACTGCCTGAGCAGTTTCAAGGACAATCAATGTGGACAGGACGTTATTTTGTGTGA
- the LOC107889293 gene encoding protein CLT1, chloroplastic isoform X2: MTSFVRRLTVGSTIPHVPVHHQKFKPTIEIPAFPLLPHNIQRPLGIALRSRKYWRVEAVGPVGRAEGGDSTKKAGGGPGPGPCSYSLGDRTTEVERRERNRTVEVVVAAGVTVVLGVGNRVLYKLALVPLKHYPFFLAQLATFGYVLVYFSVLYLRYHAGIVTDEMLSMPKAPFLAVGLLEALGAATGMAAGAILSGASIPILSQTFLVWQILLSIIFLGRRYRINQLLGCFLVAVGVIISVASGSSSGHSLKEAGMFWSLLMIVSFLFQAADTVLKEVIFLDAAQRLKGGSIDLFVVNSYGSAFQALFICLLLPFLSKLWGIPFSQLPNYLKDGAACFLNIGGTLSSRCDGAPLLPLLFVIVNMGFNISLLHLLKISSAVVSSLASTFSVPISVYVFTLPLPYLGVASSLPTGFVAGAIILVTGLLIYAWTPSGSTAALPSPSN; encoded by the exons ATGACTTCCTTTGTTCGCCGTTTAACGGTCGGTTCAACTATACCCCACGTTCCGGTTCATCACCAGAAGTTTAAACCAACGATTGAGATTCCTGCCTTCCCTCTGTTGCCTCACAATATCCAACGGCCGTTAGGAATCGCTCTGAGATCGAGAAAGTATTGGAGGGTGGAGGCAGTGGGGCCGGTTGGAAGAGCGGAGGGCGGAGATAGCACGAAGAAGGCAGGAGGGGGACCAGGCCCAGGCCCATGCTCGTATTCGTTGGGGGACCGGACGACCGAGGTAGAGAGGAGAGAGAGAAATCGGACGGTGGAGGTGGTGGTTGCAGCGGGGGTGACGGTGGTATTGGGAGTAGGGAATCGGGTGCTGTATAAGCTGGCTTTGGTTCCTCTCAAGCATTACCCTTTCTTTCTGGCTCAACTCGCCACATTCGG GTATGTGCTTGTATACTTTTCTGTATTGTATCTCCGGTATCATGCTGGCATAGTTACAGATGAGATGCTTTCCATGCCAAAAGCTCCATTTCTTGCTGTCGGCCTTTTGGAGGCTCTTGGTGCTGCAACTGGAATGGCAGCTGGAG CAATTCTATCTGGGGCTTCTATTCCAATTTTATCTCAG ACATTTCTCGTGTGGCAAATTCTCCTCTCCATTATCTTTCTTGGAAGGAGATATAGAATAAACCAACTACTTGGATGCTTTCTTGTGGCTGTTGGTGTAATCATATCCGTAGCAAG CGGATCCAGCAGTGGTCATTCACTGAAGGAAGCTGGCATGTTTTGGAGTTTATTGATGATAGTTTCCTTTTTATTTCAAGCGGCTGATACTGTTCTGAAG GAAGTGATCTTTTTGGATGCTGCACAGCGATTAAAA GGTGGTTCAATAGATCTATTTGTTGTAAATTCCTATGGATCTGCATTTCAA GCATTGTTCATTTGCCTGCTTCTACCCTTTTTATCAAAACTTTGGGGCATCCCATTTAGCCAGCTTCCAAACTATCTTAAAGATGGTGCAGCTTGCTTCTTGAACATTGGTGGCACTTTATCTAGCA GATGTGATGGTGCACCACTACTGCCCTTGCTGTTTGTTATTGTGAACATGGGTTTTAACATATCATTGCTACATCTTCTCAAGATTTCTTCTGCTGTGGTTTCTTCGCTTGCATCCACTTTTTCGG TGCCTATTTCAGTCTATGTGTTCACGTTGCCGCTGCCGTATCTCGGTGTTGCATCGTCACTTCCAACTGGTTTTGTAGCAGGAGCAATCATCCTTGTTACAGGGTTGCTTATTTATGCTTGGACACCATCTGGTTCAACCGCGGCCCTGCCCTCACCCTCCAACTAG
- the LOC107889293 gene encoding protein CLT1, chloroplastic isoform X1 has product MTSFVRRLTVGSTIPHVPVHHQKFKPTIEIPAFPLLPHNIQRPLGIALRSRKYWRVEAVGPVGRAEGGDSTKKAGGGPGPGPCSYSLGDRTTEVERRERNRTVEVVVAAGVTVVLGVGNRVLYKLALVPLKHYPFFLAQLATFGYVLVYFSVLYLRYHAGIVTDEMLSMPKAPFLAVGLLEALGAATGMAAGAILSGASIPILSQTFLVWQILLSIIFLGRRYRINQLLGCFLVAVGVIISVASGSSSGHSLKEAGMFWSLLMIVSFLFQAADTVLKVVGFLTETEISNHFQGGSIDLFVVNSYGSAFQALFICLLLPFLSKLWGIPFSQLPNYLKDGAACFLNIGGTLSSRCDGAPLLPLLFVIVNMGFNISLLHLLKISSAVVSSLASTFSVPISVYVFTLPLPYLGVASSLPTGFVAGAIILVTGLLIYAWTPSGSTAALPSPSN; this is encoded by the exons ATGACTTCCTTTGTTCGCCGTTTAACGGTCGGTTCAACTATACCCCACGTTCCGGTTCATCACCAGAAGTTTAAACCAACGATTGAGATTCCTGCCTTCCCTCTGTTGCCTCACAATATCCAACGGCCGTTAGGAATCGCTCTGAGATCGAGAAAGTATTGGAGGGTGGAGGCAGTGGGGCCGGTTGGAAGAGCGGAGGGCGGAGATAGCACGAAGAAGGCAGGAGGGGGACCAGGCCCAGGCCCATGCTCGTATTCGTTGGGGGACCGGACGACCGAGGTAGAGAGGAGAGAGAGAAATCGGACGGTGGAGGTGGTGGTTGCAGCGGGGGTGACGGTGGTATTGGGAGTAGGGAATCGGGTGCTGTATAAGCTGGCTTTGGTTCCTCTCAAGCATTACCCTTTCTTTCTGGCTCAACTCGCCACATTCGG GTATGTGCTTGTATACTTTTCTGTATTGTATCTCCGGTATCATGCTGGCATAGTTACAGATGAGATGCTTTCCATGCCAAAAGCTCCATTTCTTGCTGTCGGCCTTTTGGAGGCTCTTGGTGCTGCAACTGGAATGGCAGCTGGAG CAATTCTATCTGGGGCTTCTATTCCAATTTTATCTCAG ACATTTCTCGTGTGGCAAATTCTCCTCTCCATTATCTTTCTTGGAAGGAGATATAGAATAAACCAACTACTTGGATGCTTTCTTGTGGCTGTTGGTGTAATCATATCCGTAGCAAG CGGATCCAGCAGTGGTCATTCACTGAAGGAAGCTGGCATGTTTTGGAGTTTATTGATGATAGTTTCCTTTTTATTTCAAGCGGCTGATACTGTTCTGAAGGTTGTTGGCTTTCTTACTGAAACCGAAATATCTAACCATTTCCAG GGTGGTTCAATAGATCTATTTGTTGTAAATTCCTATGGATCTGCATTTCAA GCATTGTTCATTTGCCTGCTTCTACCCTTTTTATCAAAACTTTGGGGCATCCCATTTAGCCAGCTTCCAAACTATCTTAAAGATGGTGCAGCTTGCTTCTTGAACATTGGTGGCACTTTATCTAGCA GATGTGATGGTGCACCACTACTGCCCTTGCTGTTTGTTATTGTGAACATGGGTTTTAACATATCATTGCTACATCTTCTCAAGATTTCTTCTGCTGTGGTTTCTTCGCTTGCATCCACTTTTTCGG TGCCTATTTCAGTCTATGTGTTCACGTTGCCGCTGCCGTATCTCGGTGTTGCATCGTCACTTCCAACTGGTTTTGTAGCAGGAGCAATCATCCTTGTTACAGGGTTGCTTATTTATGCTTGGACACCATCTGGTTCAACCGCGGCCCTGCCCTCACCCTCCAACTAG